The genomic segment CAGGATGATCTAGATCTGCTTTTAGAACTTAATCCTGATGGTGTTTTATTTGTTGGCGACTTGTCCGATGGTGATTTAAGAATTGTTCGAGGGATAAATAAAATTTCTATACCCACTTCTGTAGTACTGGGAAATCATGATAGAGGTAGAGACGGATCTGGGAATGTTTTACAAGCCCAGTTGGATTTGTTAGGTGAAAAGAATTGTTCATGGAATTTGTCGAAATGGTCATTAAAGGAACTTTCTGTCGTTGGAGCCAGACCTTGCAGTGGTGGGGGAGGTTTTTTTTTAACACCAGAAGTTAAGTCTGTGTTCGGGGATGTCAGCCTTGATGAATCTGTTTTTAGGATTGTTTCTGCCGCTAAGTCTGCACCATTAGATCTTCCTTTATTAATACTTGCTCATTCTGGACCAGTAGGTCTTGGATCAGAGGCTTCTAGCCTTTGTGGCAGAGATTGGAAATTGCCCTCAATGGATTGGGGGGATAAAGATCTTGGTATCGCAATTGATCAAATTCGTAAATTTAGAGTTCCAGAATTAGTCGTTTTTGGCCACACTCATCATCAATTAAGAATTGGGGGGAATCGAACTAGAAAAACTTTTGCTCAAGATCTATGGGGGACTTCATATCTAAATGCAGCGTGTGTTCCAAGAAGAGGTATTGATTCTGCAGGTGAGAATTTGTGTCATTTTTCTTGGGTTGAGTTCTCTAATAACAAGCTTGTTCATGTATCCCACAGATGGTTTAGGAATGATGCATCAATTGCCTATAAAGAGGTTTTATTAAACCAAGAAAACTAGTATTCACTATATTTTTATTTTCTTTATACCCAATTGTCTTTAACTTTGCTTATTTGAATCAGGATCCTTGAATTTTCTTTCTGCAATCAAATATGCACCAATAGCAGAGCCTATAAATCCCAAAATATTTCTCATTAAAGGCAAAATGTCATTAGTTCTTGTTACCACAGGAGCAATGCCAAAAATTCCAAATAGCATTATCCAAAGTGGAGAAAGGAGCAAAAGCCATCCTATTGAAAATGATTCATTTTCTTTTCTTGGCGAAGCTGCGAAACCCGCAATAATCCCTCCCAACAAAGAGGTCAATAAAGTCCATTGCCATTGTTCCTGGGGCAAACCAGGTACAACTTCACATCCACCACGGTCTAAGCAGGTCTCTACCGCTTGTATTGAAGCTAAGATTGCACCGTCCTCTCCGTTATCTCTTACATAAAATTGGTTGCCAAACCTGGTTTGTAATTCCACCCAAAATATTCTGGGCATGAGTGCAAAGTATGCATCTCCCACATTAAAACTGAGTAAATTACCTCCTCTTGGATCAGCGATTATGAGTAAACTTGTCTCATCAAGATTCCAATAGTCCTTCACTGCTAAACCAGGGGTTTTCTCATATTGCGACAAAACCCTTATTTTCCACCCAGTTTCTTGTTCATAAGAATTTAGTGAGTTCTCCAATTCTAATCTTTGTTTCTCACTAAGAGTTTTTGCGAGATCGATTATGGGTGTTTGTTCTTTTGGTAATAGTTCAGGATTATCGTATGCAAATGCGCTTCCGCCCATTGAAAACATAATTAATAGTCCCAGACAAAAAATTATGGTTCTCTTAAATGATTTCTTCAGCATGTACTTGATTTTCTCTGAAGGTATTCTCCATCATGATTGACCCGACCGCGAGATGTCCTAAATGGTTAATTGATCGCATTGGAGATAGTGGCGGTTCAATTAGTTTCTACAGATATATGGATTTAGTTTTAAATGATCCAGATAATGGAGTTTATTCAACTGGAAAATTGAATATTGGTAAGAATGGAGACTTTTGTACTTCTCCATCTTTGAGTAATGATTTTGCACGTTTATTAGCTATTCAAGTGGTTGATTGGCTTCTTGATCTGGAAAAATCAGGAATTGATTCCAAATTGTTGTCTCTTGTTGAGATTGGCCCAGGAGAAGGGACTTTATCAAGAGATTTGATAGTGGCTATCGCTGAAATCGCACCTGCTTTAATCTGTAAAGTTGAGCTTGTATTAGTTGAATTAAATGTAGGGATGAGAAGACGACAAGAAAAAGTAGTTAACAATTTGGAGGGGATAAATTGTCGCTGGAGCAGTATCGAAGATCTCATCTTAAGACCAGTGACTGGTGTAGTTATTGCTAATGAAGTTTTGGATGCATTCCCAGTAGAAAGATTGGTTTTTAATGACAATAAAGTTTTTAGGCAGGGAGTTTCTTTGAAAAAAATAAATGATGAATATTCTTTGGAGTTTGTTGATCTCAAGCCTACTTCGAAGATTATTAAATTTTTGAAAGAATCTAAAAGCCTTTTAAAAATTGAGTTTCCACCAAAGGATATTTGTAATAGATGGGTCACCGAATGGCATTGTGATGTCCCGAGTTGGTTTGGGAATTTGTCTAAGGTTTTAATTGATGGCGCATTATTAGTTGTCGACTATGCGATGGAATCGAAGCGCTACTACAACGCAATGAGACAAGACGGTACTCTTATTTCCTATAGAAATCATGTGGCAAACCCTAATGTTTTAAAAGATGCTGGCTTGTGTGATTTAACAACACATTTGTGTATCGAATCAACCATTAATTATGCTTTGTTTAACGGATGGAAGTTTATGGGGGAAACTAGGCAGGGACAAGCTCTCTTGGCATTAGGACTTTCAACTTTTCTTTATTCTCTTCAAAATAATATTAATAATGATCTCTCAGCCGCATTAAATCGTAGAGAGTCATTATTGAGGCTAGTTGATCCAATTGGACTAGGGGACTTTAGGTGGTTGGCTTTTCAGAAGGATAATAGTGATGATTTGATTTTAGGAAAGCGTTTTCTTGAAGAGCCAATTAGCTAATTTTTTGCAAGCATTCACGTATTTCTTTATTAGAAATATTATTAAATAATTTTACATCACCAATTTTTAAGGGCATAACGAAACTCACCTTGCCGTTCTTAACTTTCTTGTCTCCTTGAAGTGAGCTTAGAACACTTTCTATCTCAAGCTGAGGCCAATTAGAAGGTAAGCCTGCTTTCTCTATTAATCGTTTCTGCCTTTTCGCGTTATCCTCTTTCCATAGTCCCCTCTGAACCGCTAACTGACCAACTGCAACCATACCCATTGCAACTGCCTCACCATGCAGCCATTTCCCATAACCACAAAGATTTTCTATTACGTGGCCAAATGTGTGACCATAATTTAAAAATGCTCTAACTCCACTTTCCTTCTCATCTTTTATAACAATTTCTGCTTTAGATTTAGCAGAACGCTTAATTATTTCTATTAGTAGTTTTTCTTTTATGTTTGAAAGATCAGAAATATTTTCTTGCCTTTCTAGAAGTTCGAATAGTTCTAAGTCTGATATAACTCCGTACTTTATTATTTCAGCCATACCTGCTTTGAACTCTCGTGATGGGAGAGTAATTAATGTTTTAGGGTCTATTAAGACCAATCTAGGTTGATGAAAAGCACCTATAAGATTTTTACCTTTTGAATGATTTATCCCTGTTTTACCACCAATAGAAGCATCAACCATGGCGAGTAACGTGGTGGGGATTTGGACTACATTTACTCCACGCAACCATGTAGCAGCTGCAAAGCCAGTCATGTCTCCAATCACGCCACCTCCAAGGGCAATCATTAATGATCCTCTCTCTAACCTCGCTTCATATGCCGCATTGTGGATTAAATCTATAGAAGATTGATTTTTTTGATCTTCTCCAGCTTTTATTATTAAAAGCTTTGGTTTGAATTTACTTTTTATCAGACTTTTGATTATGCAATCACCATAGTGATCAGAGACTTCCTTGTTGGAAACGACTAATACTTTTAGTCCTTCCCTAAAACCAATATTAAATAGCTCATCTCCTATGCTTTCAAGACTACTTTTTCCGATAACTATTTCGTATGGGTTGTTAGTTAGAGAGACTTTAATATGGTGGTTGTCTTTATTCACAGTTGTGAGGGTGTAAATTGTTTGATGGTTTATTACGTTAAATCATCAAAATATAGAAGTAATTATATGTTTGATGAACACATCTTATAAGCAAATGATATGTATTCATATACGTTCAGTATTTATTATGGGATAACGTGGAGGAATATTCTTTAGGTTGTGAATTAAGGATGTTTTTATTAAAATCAGACTTCATACATTATTTTATTTGTTTGTTCGCGATTTTGTTATTTGCTTGCTAGGGCAAAGCTCTAAAAATGAGGTCTTTAACTAAATGATTGGGGTCGTGGGTGGAGGACAGCTTGCAATGCTTTTGATTGAGGCTGGAAAGAAAAGAAATGTTGATGTCGTTGTTCAGACGGCTGCTAAAACTGATCCTGCTGCTAAAAAGACAAAGCAACTCATTTTGCATGATCCTACGAATCCCGTGGGTACAAAACTTCTTGCAGAAAAGACCCGCTTGATTACTTTTGAGAATGAATGGGTTGATATCTCAAGTTTACTTTCTCTTGAAAATAATGGAGTTTCTTTTGTCCCTAGACTTCAATCAATAAGACCTTTAATTAATAAAATAACTCAAAGAGAGCTATTAAACAGTCTTGATATTCCCTGCCCTGATTGGTTGGCTATACCATTAAAAAAATCAACAGAAATTGATCTTCCTGCAGATTGGGGATTTCCTTTGATGGCAAAAGCTGCCAAAGGTGGATATGACGGGAAAGGAACTAAAATTATTAAAAATCTAAAGCAACTTCAAGAATTTCTATCAGTTGAAAGAGAAGGGCAATGGATGTTAGAAAAATGGATCTCTTTTGATAAGGAATTATCCATCGTTTCTAGTAGGGATTCAAAAGGAATTGTCCGTAGTCTGCCAATCGTAGAGACATATCAATCTAAACAAGTATGTGACTGGGTCCTTGCTCCAGCTGATATTAATCATGACGTTGATCTTATGGTTAGAAATATCGCAGCCTCGTTGCTTGCTGAGTTGCAATATGTTGGAGTTATTGCTATTGAATTTTTCTATGGATCTGAAGGATTACTTGTAAATGAAATAGCTCCAAGAACTCATAACTCAGGTCATTTTTCTATTGATGCTTGTAGCAGCAGTCAGTTTGATCAACAAATATGTATCACCTCTGGTATTAATGTACCTATGCCTGAAATGCTTGTTAATGGTGCTTTAATGGCAAACTTGCTTGGTTTGCAAAGTAACTATCCAATATCACTTACCCAAAGATTGGATAATTTGAGGGGTATTCCTGGCTTGAATGTTCATTGGTATGAAAAAGAGGAAGAAAAAAAGGGCAGGAAGCTCGGTCACGTCACATATCTCTTGAATAATAAGGACGCTTTGTCTAGAAAAAAAGAAGCATTAGATGTTTTACAAACCATACGGTCAATTTGGCCGACCTCTTGATAATATTTCTTTTAGATTGTTCCAGTACTGCTTTGTTGGTATAGGCCTTCTCAAGTGCTCTGATCTGACTCTCTTTCGATTTGGGGAAGCTGTCGTGAAAGTGACGTATACCAGCTTGTTCTGGAAACGAAGCTCCACTTTGAATCCCCCTCTGGTTCTTCCAGGTCGATGCTTCTTGGGCCTTACGGCAAAGCGGTACTCCCTTTCAATGAGATGGTTTAAATAACATATATTTTTTGAAGATTTAAATTATTTGATGCTGGTTTTTATTTGTTCTTAGTACTTGATTTTATAAGTGTACAAACAGTAAACATCATGAGGTTAATCCTTTAGATTTGCGGACCTTTCTTAATAGCTCATGATCTTCTCTTGCTCTTTTATCAAGAATGGCTACGTCTTTTCTGGCTTTTTTATCAACTTTTTGAAAATCCTCTCTTGCTCGTTGGTCCAGTAGTGCAACATCTTTTCTTGCTCTTTGATCTATGTTCTCAAGGTCTGCTCTAGCTCGCTGATCAGCATTCTCTAAATCGATTTTTGCTCTTTCAACCATGCTTTTCATTGAGTCCACCATCATTGATAAAGCGGCAGGAACTTGTTCCCCAGAAGCTGAAAAAGAGGACTGCTCATTAAGACTAATACTAGTGTTTGCTTGATTCGAAGCCATAGGTTTAATTAAAATAGGCTTGCATTAGTTAGAAGCCATTTCTTTATATTTCTATTATCTCTTGTTATTAGCCCAATAAATAAAAATCTCCTGAACAAAAACGAGATGTAATAGAGAGAAACTGCTTTTGCTAGAAAAGGCCATTAATACTTGATTTCATTTTTTTACAGACTTTAATAAAATCTAGTTTTTAGAAGAATTAATTGAGTTATTAAAAAAAATCAACAATATTACCCCTTTGGATAAAGTCTAGCTATCTGCTTCTTTTGATTTTCTTTTTCTAGGTTTTTTCTTTTACGATCCTTGTATGAAGCATCATCATCATTAAGCCTAAAAAAGACAAAATAGAACATAATACCTGTGAAAATAAATCCAATTAACAGTACCCAAAAACCAATTAGACCTGTAGGAGATAAGTAGTTCATGTCGAAAGAAATATTAGTCATTTTTTTTTACTTAAAAAGTCTAGAATTATATTATCCACAATAAATAGAAAATGAAGGAGAAGCGTCGTTTTTCATAAACCTAGTTTCAGGATTTAAACTTAAAAGATTTATTTGCTTTTAATAAGAGTTTTTACGCATTAACATATAGTAAAAATTAATTAGAATAAAAAATATTAATTTCTGATTAAATGGAAGGAACTCATAACTATGCTATGAACCTTATCGTTCCACTAATGGGTGTTGCTCCGCTACTAATGCTATTTATATTAAAAGGAGAGAAAAAATCAAAGGCATCCAAGAGTTGGACAAGATCTACTAATTAGATTTAAAAAGAATAACACCTCACCTTCTTTGAACTAATAAGTAATTTAAAAAAAATAATATTATTTAAGAATAACTATTTGCAGGTCTTTTAATATATTTTATATTAAAGTAATTCTTGATCTGTAATATTTCAATTGAGATACTTTTGGATTGATAAGTAATCTTAAAAATATAAGTTAATGGTTTAGTGAGAGCTGCGAGTTATCTTTGTTCGGTTTTCACACACACAGTATTGATTTATTGTTGCTACATTTTTAAAGAACTTAACTCTGTACGCGTATTTAAAATATTCTAACATTTTTAATACGCTTAATTACTAATGAAGAAAACCAAAACACAGCAATTTTCTAAATTTTTTCTTAAAGATCTGAAAACTAAAAAAACAACTTATAATAAAGAAAACTGTCTTGAAAAGTAGATTTTTTCTTCATAAAATTATATTTTTTATATATAATTGACAAATTTTTATAGCTTTACATTTTATAAGTCTTCTCTAAGCAATTTCAATAATTTCATAAAATACTTCTGTAAAGATTTTATTTATATATATGTTTTTTATATTATAAAATTAAGCTTAAACACATAGAAAAAATTAAAACTATGCTAAATCTATCTTAGTTTGATTTGTGAGATATGAATAAACTTATTCAATGAAAAACTATTCTTAAATGAAACTCTGATTGCGAGGTATCTTCAATTGATATGACAAGTAATCTAGAACTTCTTGCTAACAAGTAGTTAACACAATGTGTTTTAGCGTGTGATCCAAAAAAAATATTCAGAGTTACTATTTTATTTTAAAGACTACTGATAAGTGAATTTACCTAAAAAAGTTTTGTTAATTTATCAATGAATCTGATCATTTAGTAGTATGTTTAGTTACTACTAAAATTAAAAATATGAAAACTGCACAAGATAGATATTTTGAATGTTTAGAAGTTTGTATAGAAAATGAGCAGGGAAAATCTTGTCGCCAAGTATGTGCACCAATTTTAAATGATGATCCTTCTGATCATCCCACAGTGCCAATAATTAAAAAACATTAATTATTAAACGGAAAATTTCAAATCTAGATCTTGAAGAATAAAATTTCACTCAAAAGTAATTATAAATTTCAATTATTCTTGTAGTTTTAGAAGTTAATGGTCACTTTAATAATTGGAAGTGCTTTCTTGTAAAGAAATTAGTTAGAATTTGTGAAATTTTGAAAAATCATGGATACTCCTATCACACACATAAATTTGTTCAATGCCATGCTTGCTCTTTATGTGATTGGTTATCAAATATCAATTTGCTCAGATTGGAGTTGGATTCCAATGAATAAAGAGGATTATCAACTTCCTTATCAAGATAAATGGAGTCGAACTACTTAGTACATTATATTATAAAAAATTTTATATATAAATCTAATAATTCACAAACTTATCTAAATATGCATATTACATAATTAAATAGAATTAATATATTTAATTAATTTTTTTCTCACAACAAATATAATAACTAAAGTTATTATTTTTAATCAAACATTGATTAGTTCAAATTTATATACTTTGAACTACGTGAAATAAACCGAATGAATACCCCCCTATTAGAATCCAACCCAGAATTGCTGAAATTATTGTAGACCTTCTATTGTGTCTTCTTATTGCATTCTCGATCATTTCATTTACATCTTCTCTATTTATTAGATTTGTTGATTTTGGATTTGTTGAAGTCATTTGATTTTATGAAAATTTGATGTTTGAGATTGATTAATCCCTATTAAACGAATTCAATCCGAGACAGAATCTGCTTATGGGGCAGAGGTTTATTCTTTGTAGCTATCCTCGATAGATGCTAGGAAGAATTCCTGACGGATAAAGAGCCTATCCATATGTAAATAATTGTTAACACTATAATGTATTTTTTTAGAAGTTGTGTAGGTAAAATCACTTTATTCTGTATTCAGTCCATGATAATTACCTATTACCCTTAAGAATAATTCTGGGATGCATGAAATTCCTCTTGTTCTAAAAACTGTGGTTTCACTTCCTTTATTTTTAGGAAGATGTATTCAAAGTTCTAGTTTTGTTGCGATCGAATTTATTATTTTTACTATTAATTAATCATGCTAATAAGCCTTTCTTCGCTGTATGCAAATGCTTCCACATTTATTTCTAAAACTTAAAAAACTTATGACAGGCGAATCTATATAGAAATAGATTATCAATAGTAAAGCTACAGTTTGCTTTGACGACCTTTTAGTCTATCGGTGACAATAACAGAACAGCTCAAGTATCAGATAAGAATGTTTTGGATTAATATTAAGAATTGACTACATAATTTTTATTTAATTTAAGTTTTTTTTTCCTATTTTAATTTCTTGCTAACAAAATTTTTGTAAGAATAATACGTTATGTACTTTTTTCGTTATTGTCTGATTCATTCTTTTCTAAAAGCTTTCTAGTTAGAAAAGAATAAGATGCTTGATGTTTTTCCTTCCATTCTTTATGTTCTTTTATCTGATCTTTTAACTTTTCTAAACTCTCTTTTTCGTCTGGATAAAACCTTTCTAAGTATTCAGGACTTAAATTTATATTACCTTCAAATTCATAAACCATTTCCTCAAATGATTCACATAAGCCAAGGATGTCTGCCATGAAATCTTCAAATTCATCAATGTTAATTTCTTGAAGAAGCTTTCTTAACTTACTTTGACTCGATTCCTCTGGCGCCCATTCTTTTTTTAAAACGTGAAGAAGATTAAGCTGGCCAATTCTATCTAGAAGATCCCACTTGGAGGCATCATCGGCTGAGTAAAAATAGGACCCATCACCCGACTGATAAAACTTTCCTCTTTCTTTATCCATTTTTGTTAAAAGGAGTATATATTAAATCTTCTATATTAGGTTTACAGAGGTAAAACATTTGATTCAATCTGTTTACGACTAGATTTTAGTTTAGTAAGATTTAAAATTTTAACTTTGTTTATATATTAGAATACATTTCATTTTACACTTTTTTTTTTTTGATTAATTTCAAATTTACTAGCTATTTAAAATATTATTCCTCTCTTAGGAGCTATTAACTATTATTCTTAATCAAAGAAATCTAGTGGAAAGGGACCAATTGTTTTAGAGGTCAATGAATTTTCATGATTTTGACAAGTTATCAATATACCTTCACCCAAGCCAAATTCAACCCTAGCGTGAATTTCACCTGTTTTTTGGTTTGCCTTTAGGAATATTGGACCGTCAGAACTAGGGACTGTGATGCATTTCATTTCGTCGTATTCAAATTTTTCTTCTATTCTTCTAACTGCGTTTATGCCTCTTTTGAATGAAGGTGACATTACTCCTATCGTTATCCAATCTGAATTATGAATAAGATGACTGAGTTGATTAAAAAGGGTTTTTGATTGTTTTTTATTTAGCTTAGGAGCAGATCTCAATTTATCAAGGTCTTCTAATTTGCAGATATTAATATTATTTGTAGACATTTACATAGTTATTTTATCTATTTTATCAACTAGACTATTTCGTTCTTGTTTTTATTTATATGATTATAATATTTTTATATATTTATAGTCTTACTTTTTCACGTTTATTTAAAAATATATATAGATAGACCAAATATATTTTACTAATATAACCATTAAAAAATCTTATCTAATGTCAAACTTATATCTATTATGATTTGTATATGCGTAAATTTGATTAGATTATTGGATTGTATTTTGTTTCTATTAATTAATATTGTTAGATTCTTTTATTCTTCTGGATTCATGCAGTTGTTCTAACTCGTTATAGACATCACGTAATGTTTTCTGTATGTGATCTAAATTCTCGATAGATCCAAGTGAATTCATCGCTTTTAAAAGGTTTTCTTTAGCTTCTATCAAACCTCGACATTGTGTGCTACCCGCTTCAGAGGACATCTTTGTATGAGCTGTTGGTATGCGTTTATTATAACTATTATTTAACTTAGTAA from the Prochlorococcus marinus str. NATL2A genome contains:
- a CDS encoding TPM domain-containing protein, producing the protein MFSMGGSAFAYDNPELLPKEQTPIIDLAKTLSEKQRLELENSLNSYEQETGWKIRVLSQYEKTPGLAVKDYWNLDETSLLIIADPRGGNLLSFNVGDAYFALMPRIFWVELQTRFGNQFYVRDNGEDGAILASIQAVETCLDRGGCEVVPGLPQEQWQWTLLTSLLGGIIAGFAASPRKENESFSIGWLLLLSPLWIMLFGIFGIAPVVTRTNDILPLMRNILGFIGSAIGAYLIAERKFKDPDSNKQS
- a CDS encoding 5-(carboxyamino)imidazole ribonucleotide synthase, which gives rise to MIGVVGGGQLAMLLIEAGKKRNVDVVVQTAAKTDPAAKKTKQLILHDPTNPVGTKLLAEKTRLITFENEWVDISSLLSLENNGVSFVPRLQSIRPLINKITQRELLNSLDIPCPDWLAIPLKKSTEIDLPADWGFPLMAKAAKGGYDGKGTKIIKNLKQLQEFLSVEREGQWMLEKWISFDKELSIVSSRDSKGIVRSLPIVETYQSKQVCDWVLAPADINHDVDLMVRNIAASLLAELQYVGVIAIEFFYGSEGLLVNEIAPRTHNSGHFSIDACSSSQFDQQICITSGINVPMPEMLVNGALMANLLGLQSNYPISLTQRLDNLRGIPGLNVHWYEKEEEKKGRKLGHVTYLLNNKDALSRKKEALDVLQTIRSIWPTS
- a CDS encoding DUF1824 family protein, whose product is MSTNNINICKLEDLDKLRSAPKLNKKQSKTLFNQLSHLIHNSDWITIGVMSPSFKRGINAVRRIEEKFEYDEMKCITVPSSDGPIFLKANQKTGEIHARVEFGLGEGILITCQNHENSLTSKTIGPFPLDFFD
- the aroB gene encoding 3-dehydroquinate synthase; the encoded protein is MNKDNHHIKVSLTNNPYEIVIGKSSLESIGDELFNIGFREGLKVLVVSNKEVSDHYGDCIIKSLIKSKFKPKLLIIKAGEDQKNQSSIDLIHNAAYEARLERGSLMIALGGGVIGDMTGFAAATWLRGVNVVQIPTTLLAMVDASIGGKTGINHSKGKNLIGAFHQPRLVLIDPKTLITLPSREFKAGMAEIIKYGVISDLELFELLERQENISDLSNIKEKLLIEIIKRSAKSKAEIVIKDEKESGVRAFLNYGHTFGHVIENLCGYGKWLHGEAVAMGMVAVGQLAVQRGLWKEDNAKRQKRLIEKAGLPSNWPQLEIESVLSSLQGDKKVKNGKVSFVMPLKIGDVKLFNNISNKEIRECLQKIS
- a CDS encoding TIGR04168 family protein: MCWGSIEGNFQKNLTDIRIAIAGDLHGSWSQDDLDLLLELNPDGVLFVGDLSDGDLRIVRGINKISIPTSVVLGNHDRGRDGSGNVLQAQLDLLGEKNCSWNLSKWSLKELSVVGARPCSGGGGFFLTPEVKSVFGDVSLDESVFRIVSAAKSAPLDLPLLILAHSGPVGLGSEASSLCGRDWKLPSMDWGDKDLGIAIDQIRKFRVPELVVFGHTHHQLRIGGNRTRKTFAQDLWGTSYLNAACVPRRGIDSAGENLCHFSWVEFSNNKLVHVSHRWFRNDASIAYKEVLLNQEN
- a CDS encoding class I SAM-dependent methyltransferase, whose product is MIDPTARCPKWLIDRIGDSGGSISFYRYMDLVLNDPDNGVYSTGKLNIGKNGDFCTSPSLSNDFARLLAIQVVDWLLDLEKSGIDSKLLSLVEIGPGEGTLSRDLIVAIAEIAPALICKVELVLVELNVGMRRRQEKVVNNLEGINCRWSSIEDLILRPVTGVVIANEVLDAFPVERLVFNDNKVFRQGVSLKKINDEYSLEFVDLKPTSKIIKFLKESKSLLKIEFPPKDICNRWVTEWHCDVPSWFGNLSKVLIDGALLVVDYAMESKRYYNAMRQDGTLISYRNHVANPNVLKDAGLCDLTTHLCIESTINYALFNGWKFMGETRQGQALLALGLSTFLYSLQNNINNDLSAALNRRESLLRLVDPIGLGDFRWLAFQKDNSDDLILGKRFLEEPIS